A stretch of the Paenibacillus dendritiformis genome encodes the following:
- a CDS encoding TetR/AcrR family transcriptional regulator, with protein sequence MAKPNIVSRDMLLQAARTCIAERGPERTTLRAVAEQAGVTQGTLFYHFRTKDQLLMEVLRDWCEASWAEMPTESAVLADALASARSRCGFDSPYHRLFFAMMAHSLHQPAMQAPLRQLLARENEQLAKLLESRIPQPSSTEEESGKAAERPKARQGALSPARLAPLLNALIDGIALQALLDPDYPVDEVYRDAEVWIRAMLDKDVTL encoded by the coding sequence ATGGCCAAGCCGAATATCGTCTCCCGGGACATGCTGCTGCAAGCGGCCCGGACCTGCATCGCCGAGCGGGGACCGGAGCGAACGACGCTGCGGGCCGTCGCGGAGCAGGCGGGCGTGACCCAGGGGACGTTGTTTTATCATTTTCGGACGAAAGATCAGTTGTTGATGGAGGTACTGCGGGACTGGTGCGAAGCATCCTGGGCCGAGATGCCAACCGAATCGGCTGTGTTGGCGGATGCGTTGGCATCCGCACGCAGCCGCTGCGGCTTCGATTCCCCGTACCACCGCCTCTTCTTCGCCATGATGGCGCACAGTCTGCATCAGCCGGCGATGCAGGCGCCGCTTCGTCAACTGCTGGCACGGGAGAACGAGCAATTAGCGAAGCTCCTGGAGAGCCGCATCCCCCAGCCGAGCAGCACAGAGGAAGAGAGCGGAAAAGCGGCGGAGCGGCCGAAGGCTAGGCAAGGCGCTCTGTCTCCCGCGCGGCTGGCGCCGCTTCTGAACGCGCTCATCGACGGAATCGCGCTGCAGGCACTGCTGGACCCCGATTACCCGGTCGATGAAGTCTATCGCGATGCGGAGGTATGGATACGGGCCATGCTGGATAAGGATGTGACCTTATAA
- a CDS encoding DUF5367 family protein, with the protein MRSFIIWGCLVWIGATASFRWFGGWLIQPANPGWMILFYLLTIPIVAAITLPLYRGKRAAGLNLPAAAAAIAVPGMLLDIISLNWHSSLFPSMPAASVPAFAAWLMWAYGLILLSGWAGIRRRQSSQ; encoded by the coding sequence ATGCGCTCGTTTATTATATGGGGATGCCTAGTCTGGATCGGGGCGACTGCCTCGTTCCGCTGGTTCGGCGGATGGTTGATTCAACCGGCAAATCCGGGGTGGATGATACTGTTCTACTTGCTCACGATACCGATTGTCGCGGCCATTACGCTCCCGCTGTACCGCGGCAAGCGTGCTGCAGGATTGAATCTTCCTGCCGCGGCCGCCGCCATTGCGGTGCCTGGGATGCTGCTTGATATCATCAGTCTCAATTGGCATTCGTCGCTCTTTCCTTCGATGCCCGCCGCCTCTGTCCCCGCCTTCGCCGCCTGGCTCATGTGGGCTTACGGACTCATTCTGTTAAGCGGCTGGGCGGGTATCCGGCGGCGCCAGAGTAGTCAATAG
- a CDS encoding UbiA-like polyprenyltransferase produces MIWIQKLYRKTRLFGELVMFSHTLFSLPFALISMVWAAGGLPSAHVMLWSLIALVAARNGANAFNRLADREYDEANPRTAHRHLPQRLLQEREVTAFILLNFAVFIFAAGMLNPLCLWLSPVAIALICSYSYTKRFTWLCHLYLGFTIASAPVGAWFAVTGELALTPFLLGLVVMLWIAGFDIIYATQDIEFDRKTGLWSVPSLFGYEDALFIARGLHTIMLAVLFALFFIRGLGWIYLTGIAASAVLLAVEHRIVRPSSRKRMNMASYNLNQVISMLILFCTMADFFLL; encoded by the coding sequence ATGATCTGGATTCAGAAGCTATACCGCAAGACCCGGCTGTTCGGCGAGCTCGTCATGTTCTCGCATACCCTGTTCTCGCTGCCGTTCGCGCTAATCTCGATGGTATGGGCCGCCGGCGGCCTGCCGTCCGCGCATGTGATGCTGTGGTCGCTTATCGCGCTGGTGGCGGCGCGGAACGGGGCGAACGCCTTCAACCGGCTGGCCGACCGGGAATATGATGAGGCCAACCCGCGGACGGCCCACCGCCATCTGCCGCAGCGGCTGCTTCAGGAGCGGGAGGTGACGGCGTTCATCCTGCTGAACTTCGCCGTCTTCATCTTCGCGGCAGGCATGCTGAATCCGCTCTGCCTCTGGCTGTCCCCGGTCGCGATCGCGCTCATCTGCTCGTATTCGTATACGAAGCGGTTCACCTGGCTCTGCCATCTGTATCTCGGCTTCACGATTGCATCCGCGCCGGTGGGCGCCTGGTTCGCCGTCACGGGGGAGCTTGCCTTGACGCCGTTCTTGCTCGGCCTGGTGGTGATGCTCTGGATTGCCGGCTTCGATATTATTTATGCGACGCAGGATATCGAGTTCGACCGGAAGACCGGACTGTGGTCCGTACCGAGCTTATTCGGCTACGAGGATGCGCTGTTCATCGCCCGCGGCCTCCATACGATTATGCTGGCCGTGCTGTTCGCCCTCTTCTTCATCCGGGGGCTCGGTTGGATCTACTTGACGGGCATCGCGGCCTCCGCCGTGCTGCTTGCGGTCGAGCACCGCATCGTCCGGCCAAGCAGCCGGAAGCGAATGAACATGGCCTCCTACAACCTGAATCAGGTCATCAGCATGCTGATTCTGTTTTGCACGATGGCTGATTTCTTTTTGCTCTGA
- a CDS encoding aspartate aminotransferase family protein, with amino-acid sequence MTNIENEPQKENRTSGLEGSAFIGPEGVLAKRRAYFYPCTQHFYRRPPQIVRGSMQYLYDHEGRRYTDFFAGVSVVACGHSNPRIVEASVKQLQTLQHTTTIYLTQPMVDLAERLANGILPGRLSRTFFCNSGSEANEGALLLARLHTKRRDFLALEYGLHGRTWLTMGVTGLPMWRADDHLDESGVTFIPRPYEPGLDAESAMRRSLEALRQALEAAPERYAAMIVEPVQGNGGIIVPPEGYFREVKALLDAYGVLLIADEIQTGFGRTGRMFALDHDGVAPDIVSMAKALGNGVPIGAFATTDEIAASFTRPSASTFGGNPVSSATALAVLDYIEEEGLVERASRLGERLKQGLEELQRKHPVIADVRGRGLMIGAELQGPAGTDNAALTDAVLEAMKERGFIIGKNGIGRNVLAFQPPLVVETGDIDAMLAALDGVLGGIAA; translated from the coding sequence ATGACAAACATCGAGAACGAACCACAGAAAGAAAACCGAACAAGCGGGTTAGAAGGGAGCGCCTTTATCGGGCCGGAGGGCGTGCTCGCGAAGCGGCGGGCTTATTTCTACCCTTGCACGCAGCATTTCTATCGGCGGCCCCCGCAGATTGTGCGCGGATCCATGCAATACTTGTACGACCATGAAGGCCGCCGGTATACGGACTTTTTCGCCGGTGTCTCCGTCGTCGCCTGCGGACACTCCAACCCCCGCATCGTGGAGGCTTCGGTGAAGCAGCTGCAGACGCTGCAGCATACCACGACGATATACTTGACGCAGCCGATGGTTGATCTGGCCGAGCGGCTGGCGAACGGGATCCTGCCGGGCCGGCTGTCGCGGACGTTCTTCTGCAACAGCGGCTCGGAGGCCAACGAGGGCGCGCTGCTCCTGGCCCGGCTGCATACGAAGCGCCGCGATTTCCTGGCGCTGGAGTACGGGCTGCACGGCCGTACCTGGCTCACGATGGGCGTGACCGGGCTGCCGATGTGGCGGGCCGACGACCATCTCGATGAGAGCGGCGTCACGTTCATTCCGCGGCCGTACGAGCCGGGTCTGGACGCGGAGTCCGCGATGCGCCGCTCGCTGGAGGCGCTGAGACAGGCGCTGGAGGCGGCTCCAGAGCGGTATGCGGCGATGATTGTCGAGCCGGTTCAGGGCAATGGCGGCATCATCGTGCCGCCGGAAGGCTATTTCCGCGAAGTGAAGGCATTGCTTGATGCCTATGGCGTGCTGCTGATTGCGGATGAGATTCAGACCGGCTTCGGCCGTACGGGCCGCATGTTCGCGCTCGACCATGACGGTGTCGCGCCGGATATCGTCTCGATGGCCAAAGCGCTCGGGAACGGAGTGCCGATCGGCGCCTTTGCGACGACCGACGAGATTGCGGCGAGCTTCACCCGCCCGTCCGCCTCGACCTTCGGCGGCAATCCGGTCTCGTCCGCAACGGCGTTGGCCGTATTGGACTATATCGAGGAAGAAGGTCTGGTCGAGCGGGCATCCCGGTTAGGCGAACGGCTGAAGCAGGGATTGGAAGAGCTGCAGCGGAAGCACCCGGTGATCGCGGACGTGCGGGGCCGCGGACTGATGATCGGGGCTGAGCTGCAGGGTCCGGCGGGAACGGACAACGCCGCGCTGACCGACGCCGTGCTGGAAGCGATGAAGGAACGCGGCTTCATCATCGGGAAGAATGGCATCGGCCGCAACGTCTTGGCGTTCCAGCCGCCTCTCGTCGTCGAGACGGGCGATATCGATGCGATGCTGGCAGCGCTGGACGGCGTCCTGGGCGGCATCGCAGCATAA
- a CDS encoding peptidase U32 family protein, translating to MARYFHGKEVELLAPAGTFDIFKQVIEANCDAVYFGGPSLNMRMMRKGYNLSCDEIRAAAEMAHERGKRVYVTVNNLLNGEDIEEAKRYLSFLNEVGPDGIIAQDMAVFPLIKEMNLTRLPVHASVMMNVHNEEMIRALQELGVTRIVASREMDLRTAQLLQAKTGMEFEYFVHGDMCTVHGANCYYSSLLFGNSANRGRCMKPCRWEYRVKKDGNVYPTEYPLAAKDMNLYEHIPELIEAGITSFKIEGRMRDAEFLRLLVNSYGDAIDRYLADPVGFERSQDSRKLFENRKRDFTTAYAFGKPGLDYLNTRYEGTGKFYSTGKVFSTPTAEREMKVERIEQVKAALAEVRTPSRRTERPQLSVHVNDAEQAQAALEAGADIVYLAGDVFQPARPFTRGDIERIAGAAGASKVVLGLPRMMDGLHMEQYSHALAQDRSGLDGLLVTNLGAMRRFRDAGLPLIGDVNLNVYNARSAEFYHERFGLERITASLELPLHDLALLLEQSPVPVEVIVHGSPVVMYLELDLYENAEVLEPISQEDNRYVDNRYLVLMTDKGENPVYRDARGRNHLALCKELCYMPFLAELHSAGVNHFRIEGQSYTSEQLRGIVQAYRTALQELEQCEEIYRGMKPVYAGYTLGALQFDRPMGEPKGPAEAKTEAEPAADSTTATESKAPTESKAASQSKTSTKPSAATKRKAMTNHKEAAGQKEGAVAR from the coding sequence ATGGCTAGATATTTTCACGGCAAAGAGGTCGAGCTGCTGGCCCCGGCAGGCACGTTTGATATTTTCAAACAAGTGATAGAGGCAAATTGCGATGCGGTATATTTCGGTGGGCCGTCGCTGAACATGCGAATGATGCGCAAGGGCTACAATCTGTCCTGCGACGAGATTCGGGCGGCCGCCGAGATGGCGCATGAACGGGGCAAGCGCGTCTATGTGACGGTCAACAATCTGCTGAACGGCGAGGACATCGAGGAAGCGAAGCGGTACCTGTCATTCCTGAACGAGGTTGGTCCGGACGGGATTATCGCCCAGGATATGGCCGTCTTTCCGCTGATTAAGGAGATGAACCTGACCCGGCTTCCCGTGCATGCCTCGGTGATGATGAACGTGCATAACGAGGAAATGATTCGCGCGCTGCAGGAGCTCGGCGTGACGCGCATCGTCGCTTCCCGGGAGATGGATCTTCGGACGGCGCAGCTGCTGCAAGCGAAGACCGGCATGGAGTTCGAGTACTTCGTCCATGGCGACATGTGCACGGTGCATGGCGCCAACTGCTACTACAGCTCGCTGCTGTTCGGCAACAGCGCCAACCGGGGCCGCTGCATGAAGCCTTGCCGTTGGGAGTACCGCGTGAAAAAGGACGGCAACGTGTACCCGACCGAATATCCGCTGGCCGCCAAGGATATGAATCTGTATGAGCATATTCCGGAGCTGATCGAAGCGGGAATCACCTCTTTCAAAATCGAAGGACGGATGCGTGACGCCGAGTTCCTCCGCCTGCTGGTGAACAGCTACGGTGACGCGATCGACCGCTATCTCGCCGATCCGGTCGGCTTTGAGCGCTCGCAGGACAGCCGCAAGCTGTTCGAGAACCGGAAGCGGGATTTTACGACGGCCTATGCGTTCGGCAAGCCCGGACTGGATTATCTCAATACCCGTTATGAAGGAACCGGCAAGTTCTACAGCACGGGCAAAGTGTTCAGCACCCCGACCGCCGAACGGGAAATGAAGGTGGAGCGCATCGAGCAAGTGAAGGCCGCCTTGGCGGAGGTGCGTACCCCGTCCCGCCGGACCGAACGCCCGCAGCTCTCCGTTCATGTGAACGATGCCGAACAGGCGCAGGCCGCGCTGGAAGCGGGCGCCGATATCGTCTATCTCGCGGGAGACGTGTTCCAGCCGGCACGGCCGTTCACGCGCGGCGATATAGAACGGATTGCCGGCGCCGCCGGCGCGTCGAAGGTGGTCCTCGGCCTGCCGCGCATGATGGACGGACTGCATATGGAGCAATACAGCCATGCCCTGGCACAGGATCGCAGCGGCCTGGACGGGCTGCTCGTCACGAATCTGGGCGCGATGCGCCGCTTCCGCGATGCCGGCCTGCCGCTCATCGGAGATGTCAATCTGAACGTGTACAATGCCCGTTCAGCCGAATTCTATCACGAGCGCTTCGGTCTGGAGCGGATAACGGCGTCGCTGGAGCTGCCGCTGCATGATCTCGCGTTGCTGCTGGAGCAGAGCCCGGTGCCGGTCGAGGTGATCGTGCACGGTTCTCCGGTCGTCATGTATCTGGAGCTTGATCTGTATGAGAATGCGGAGGTGCTGGAGCCGATCAGCCAGGAGGATAACCGCTACGTCGACAACCGTTATCTCGTGCTGATGACGGACAAAGGGGAGAATCCGGTCTACCGGGACGCCCGCGGCCGCAACCATCTCGCTTTGTGCAAGGAGCTGTGTTACATGCCGTTTCTCGCCGAGCTCCACTCCGCTGGTGTGAACCATTTCCGGATTGAAGGGCAATCGTATACGTCCGAGCAGCTGCGCGGCATCGTGCAGGCTTACCGGACGGCGCTGCAGGAACTTGAACAATGCGAGGAGATCTATCGCGGCATGAAGCCGGTCTATGCCGGATATACGCTGGGCGCGCTGCAATTCGACCGCCCGATGGGCGAGCCGAAGGGCCCGGCGGAAGCGAAGACGGAAGCGGAGCCTGCGGCAGATTCGACGACAGCCACGGAATCGAAGGCACCGACGGAATCGAAGGCCGCATCGCAGTCGAAAACGTCGACGAAACCGAGTGCGGCAACGAAACGGAAGGCAATGACGAATCATAAGGAAGCAGCCGGACAGAAGGAAGGAGCGGTTGCGCGATGA
- a CDS encoding energy-coupling factor transporter transmembrane component T family protein, which translates to MEAKMLLGRYVAADSWIHRLDPRGKLVAMVLFLITVIMAEAFAELAALSGFALLVMVSSRISLTRYFRASRPLWFIMAFMFLFYILFDKSGNSLVNAGKLNITTGGVTYGAYAVWRMALLVSFTAILTFTTTPVELNLGLERVLKPLRFVGGSPQQWSMMIGISLRFIPTIFEEADKVMKAQASRGADFHEISFVQKGKMVMTLMVPVIVSAFRRAEELVQAMEARGYVLHAPRTSLRTLVWRTPDTLFIASFLVLLLFISWW; encoded by the coding sequence ATGGAAGCCAAAATGTTGCTCGGCCGGTATGTCGCCGCGGATTCGTGGATTCACCGCCTCGATCCGCGGGGGAAACTGGTGGCGATGGTCCTTTTTCTAATCACGGTCATTATGGCTGAGGCGTTCGCGGAGCTTGCGGCGCTGAGCGGATTCGCCCTGCTGGTGATGGTGAGTTCGCGCATTTCCTTAACCCGTTATTTTCGGGCGTCGCGGCCGCTCTGGTTCATTATGGCCTTCATGTTCCTGTTCTATATCTTATTCGACAAGAGCGGCAACTCGCTGGTGAATGCGGGCAAGCTCAACATTACGACCGGAGGCGTTACCTACGGGGCCTACGCGGTATGGCGCATGGCGCTGCTCGTTAGCTTTACCGCGATTTTGACATTCACGACCACGCCGGTCGAGCTCAACCTCGGGCTGGAGCGGGTGTTGAAGCCGCTGCGCTTCGTCGGCGGCTCGCCGCAGCAGTGGTCGATGATGATCGGCATCTCGCTGCGCTTCATACCAACCATATTCGAGGAGGCCGACAAAGTGATGAAGGCGCAGGCTTCGCGCGGCGCCGATTTCCACGAGATCTCCTTCGTCCAGAAGGGCAAGATGGTCATGACGCTCATGGTGCCTGTCATCGTCAGCGCGTTCCGGCGGGCCGAGGAGCTGGTCCAGGCGATGGAGGCCCGGGGATATGTGCTGCATGCGCCGCGCACGTCGCTGCGCACGCTCGTATGGCGGACGCCGGACACGCTGTTTATCGCGTCGTTCCTTGTCCTGCTGCTGTTCATCTCATGGTGGTGA
- a CDS encoding ATP-binding cassette domain-containing protein, whose amino-acid sequence MAIVHAERLTYDYMAQGQPPVHALQNLDFAVGSGFTVVLGSTGSGKSTLLQHFNGILQPTSGKLQVLEYTFEGGAKQSGLKPLRRRVGLVFQFPEHQLFEETVERDLMFGPIQFGAKPEAAAEAAREALAMVGLPSSVLETSPFELSGGQIRKVAIATVLSSDPELLVLDEPTATLDPISRAELIRLLHGLCARQGKAVVMVTHRLDEVFAHADCFILMKEGRIVFQGGRQELIRRPEELEAAGIEIPATLRLAALVAEKTGAPLDALPADPEGWADWIAERLGMKAGGSAERPLDSREGD is encoded by the coding sequence ATGGCCATCGTGCACGCCGAACGATTAACCTACGATTATATGGCGCAGGGACAGCCGCCGGTCCATGCGCTGCAGAATTTGGATTTTGCCGTCGGCTCCGGCTTCACGGTCGTGCTCGGGTCGACCGGCTCCGGCAAATCGACGCTGCTGCAGCATTTCAACGGCATCCTGCAGCCGACCTCCGGGAAGCTGCAGGTGCTGGAATATACCTTCGAGGGCGGAGCGAAGCAGTCCGGCCTCAAGCCGCTGCGCCGCCGGGTCGGTCTCGTGTTCCAATTCCCCGAGCACCAACTGTTCGAGGAGACGGTCGAACGGGACCTGATGTTCGGGCCGATTCAGTTCGGGGCGAAGCCCGAGGCAGCAGCCGAAGCGGCGCGGGAGGCCCTCGCGATGGTAGGCTTGCCCTCCTCGGTGCTGGAGACCAGCCCGTTCGAGCTGAGCGGAGGCCAGATTCGCAAGGTAGCGATTGCGACGGTGCTCTCCTCGGATCCGGAGCTGCTCGTGCTGGATGAGCCGACGGCGACGCTGGACCCGATAAGCCGGGCGGAGCTGATTCGCCTTCTGCACGGACTGTGCGCCCGGCAGGGCAAGGCGGTCGTCATGGTGACGCACCGCCTGGATGAAGTGTTCGCGCATGCCGATTGCTTCATCCTGATGAAGGAAGGCCGCATCGTCTTCCAAGGCGGCCGGCAGGAGCTGATCCGCCGGCCCGAGGAACTGGAGGCGGCCGGTATCGAGATTCCCGCCACGCTGCGCCTCGCGGCGCTGGTGGCGGAGAAGACGGGCGCGCCGCTCGATGCTCTGCCCGCCGATCCGGAAGGCTGGGCCGATTGGATTGCGGAGCGGTTGGGCATGAAGGCGGGCGGAAGCGCGGAACGCCCATTAGACAGCAGGGAGGGGGACTAG
- a CDS encoding Gx transporter family protein has protein sequence MRSYNSLAWRKGEASSEALKRAVIIAIFSAVAVVLGFVEAMLPVQTIMPIPGAKLGLANVMILACLYFLRGRDALMLVILKTLLMTLLLGTFSAFLFSFLGSLFSFAVMYAILKIGKDHVSLIGISVVGGAAHNAGQLTAAYIVFRTANIFYYLPVLLITGVVTGVFIGIAVKYIVAALAKLPLFDKLTPQIDSSAADANRQAALERNHALASDIPASGAPGAAAEPAPVGLERGSDAQGADDAVVLSGVRYQYRPDRLLFDELSLRIPQGQWVSIVGPNGSGKSTLVKLLNGLHRPQAGRIAVAGLTLTEASLEEIRRRVGFLFQNPDNQFFATTVRDDIAFGMENRCLPLAEMERRLADAARRFGVEPLLDRHPAQLSGGQKQRAAIAGMMVLEPEVLIFDEATSMLDERSKREMTAYWTELHASGKYTIISITHDAEEIMASERAIVLKDGKIAADVAPEALFADEALMRECRLQAPFVWSVAQALRERGVAVASTNDERELVNALWPSCTPND, from the coding sequence ATGCGGTCGTACAATAGCCTGGCCTGGCGGAAGGGGGAAGCTTCTTCGGAAGCCTTGAAAAGGGCGGTGATTATCGCGATTTTTAGCGCCGTGGCCGTCGTGCTCGGCTTCGTGGAAGCGATGCTGCCCGTGCAGACGATTATGCCGATTCCCGGCGCGAAGCTGGGGCTCGCGAACGTCATGATTCTCGCCTGCCTCTACTTCCTGCGCGGCCGCGACGCGTTGATGCTGGTCATCTTGAAGACGCTGCTGATGACCTTGTTGCTGGGGACGTTCTCCGCATTTCTGTTCAGCTTCCTCGGATCGCTGTTCAGCTTCGCCGTCATGTATGCCATTTTGAAAATCGGAAAAGATCATGTCAGCCTTATCGGCATTTCCGTGGTGGGCGGCGCGGCGCATAACGCGGGCCAATTGACGGCGGCGTATATTGTATTCCGCACCGCCAATATTTTTTACTACTTGCCGGTGCTGCTTATAACCGGCGTGGTGACCGGCGTCTTCATCGGCATTGCCGTGAAGTACATTGTGGCGGCGCTGGCGAAGCTGCCGCTCTTCGACAAGCTGACGCCGCAGATCGACAGCTCGGCGGCGGATGCGAACCGGCAGGCGGCGCTTGAACGGAATCACGCGCTCGCTTCGGATATCCCAGCGAGCGGAGCGCCCGGGGCGGCCGCGGAACCTGCGCCCGTCGGCCTGGAGAGAGGCTCGGACGCCCAAGGAGCGGATGACGCGGTCGTCTTGTCCGGTGTCCGGTACCAGTACCGTCCTGACCGCCTGCTCTTCGATGAATTGTCCCTCCGGATTCCGCAGGGGCAATGGGTGTCCATCGTCGGCCCCAACGGCTCCGGGAAGTCGACGCTGGTGAAGCTGCTCAATGGCCTGCACCGCCCTCAGGCTGGCCGCATCGCGGTGGCGGGCCTGACGCTAACCGAAGCGAGTCTGGAGGAGATTCGCCGCCGCGTCGGCTTCTTGTTCCAGAATCCGGACAATCAATTTTTCGCGACGACGGTGCGGGACGATATCGCCTTCGGCATGGAGAACCGCTGCCTGCCGCTGGCGGAGATGGAGCGCCGGCTGGCGGACGCGGCACGGCGCTTCGGCGTCGAGCCGCTGCTGGACCGCCATCCCGCGCAGCTGTCCGGCGGTCAGAAGCAGCGGGCCGCCATCGCCGGCATGATGGTGCTGGAGCCGGAGGTGCTTATCTTCGACGAGGCGACCTCGATGCTCGACGAGCGCTCCAAGCGGGAGATGACGGCATATTGGACGGAGCTGCATGCGAGCGGCAAATATACGATTATCTCGATTACGCATGATGCGGAAGAGATTATGGCCTCCGAACGCGCGATCGTGCTGAAGGACGGGAAGATTGCGGCGGATGTCGCCCCCGAGGCTTTGTTCGCGGATGAGGCGCTGATGCGGGAGTGCCGGCTGCAGGCCCCGTTCGTCTGGTCGGTGGCCCAAGCGCTGCGGGAGCGCGGCGTGGCGGTCGCTTCGACGAATGACGAGAGAGAGTTGGTGAACGCCTTATGGCCATCGTGCACGCCGAACGATTAA
- a CDS encoding NusG domain II-containing protein: MKRGDLILIGVIVIAALAFLVPKWLFQQESENLHNSKVFANITVDGELYQKVELTKEEQIIKVETSKGLNILKVHDYGIEMFEADCPDKVCLSFGFVTRPNSTIVCIPHRVLVELVSEDGAGEDEIDAVVQ; this comes from the coding sequence ATGAAACGTGGAGACCTGATTCTCATCGGAGTCATTGTCATCGCGGCGCTGGCGTTTCTTGTGCCGAAATGGCTGTTTCAACAAGAAAGTGAAAATTTGCACAATTCAAAGGTGTTTGCCAATATTACGGTGGACGGAGAATTGTATCAAAAAGTAGAACTGACGAAGGAAGAGCAGATTATAAAAGTCGAAACAAGCAAAGGACTAAATATACTGAAGGTTCATGACTATGGCATTGAAATGTTCGAGGCCGATTGCCCGGATAAAGTATGTCTGTCCTTTGGCTTCGTAACTCGTCCGAACAGCACGATCGTCTGCATCCCTCATCGTGTGCTCGTCGAGCTGGTAAGCGAGGACGGCGCAGGGGAGGATGAGATTGATGCGGTCGTACAATAG
- a CDS encoding FAD:protein FMN transferase, protein MTHLRRLPLRSCLLLLVAFILVLGGCAKENSTNAGSGTSSIKQQTYFIFDTIVTVKIYDERAGDTQFKDIEAILKEIDHKMNRQDKESEISKVQAASGKQAVAVSQDTFDIIATSLDYAKRTGGMFDPTVGPIVDLWGIGSEHAKVPDSAELKQKLDLVDYRDVTLNPDKREVKLEKEGMELDLGSIGKGYAADRIADYLRDSGFESAIVDLGGNIFAVGPKPGGKDWIIGVQDPDETRGNQIGKMTVQNKTIVTSGVYERYFVENGKHYHHILNPKTGYPIENNLSSVTIVTSSSTHADALSTSTFALGLDEGMKFIESNPEAEAIFITTDHKVYCTPGIKDIFELTNSNYTIVKQ, encoded by the coding sequence ATGACACACCTAAGACGGCTGCCGCTTCGAAGCTGCCTCCTGCTGCTCGTGGCCTTCATCCTCGTGCTTGGCGGATGCGCCAAGGAGAATTCCACGAATGCCGGCTCCGGAACGTCTTCGATCAAGCAGCAAACTTACTTTATTTTCGACACGATCGTGACGGTCAAAATATATGATGAACGGGCGGGGGACACCCAATTCAAGGATATCGAAGCGATTCTCAAGGAGATCGACCATAAAATGAACCGCCAGGACAAGGAGAGCGAAATCTCCAAGGTCCAAGCCGCTTCGGGCAAGCAAGCCGTGGCGGTCTCCCAGGATACATTCGATATTATCGCCACCTCGTTGGACTACGCCAAGCGAACCGGCGGCATGTTCGATCCGACGGTCGGCCCGATTGTCGATCTGTGGGGCATCGGCTCGGAGCATGCCAAGGTTCCCGATTCAGCCGAATTGAAGCAGAAGCTGGATCTGGTGGACTACCGGGACGTCACCCTGAATCCGGACAAGCGGGAAGTGAAGCTCGAGAAAGAAGGCATGGAGCTTGACCTCGGCAGCATCGGCAAAGGCTATGCCGCTGACCGTATCGCGGATTATTTGCGCGATTCGGGATTCGAGAGCGCGATCGTCGATCTCGGCGGAAATATTTTCGCCGTCGGGCCGAAGCCGGGCGGCAAGGATTGGATCATCGGAGTACAGGATCCGGATGAGACGCGCGGCAACCAGATCGGCAAAATGACGGTGCAGAACAAGACCATTGTCACCTCGGGCGTATATGAACGGTACTTCGTCGAGAACGGCAAGCACTATCACCATATTTTGAACCCGAAGACCGGGTATCCGATAGAGAATAACCTGAGCAGCGTCACGATCGTAACGAGCAGCTCGACGCATGCCGATGCGCTGTCCACCTCGACATTCGCTCTCGGACTGGACGAAGGGATGAAGTTCATCGAATCTAATCCGGAAGCGGAGGCGATTTTCATCACGACCGATCACAAAGTGTACTGCACGCCGGGCATTAAGGATATTTTCGAGCTGACAAATAGCAATTACACTATCGTCAAGCAATAA